A stretch of the Clostridiales bacterium genome encodes the following:
- a CDS encoding glycogen/starch/alpha-glucan phosphorylase, whose amino-acid sequence MPATKFDKESIKNTIIGKVQRYNGLPIEEASNAQIYRALASTVRDQIMQKVVECRDIRKKSKGKRLYYLSVEFLMGRSMYCNMLNLLSTKEYTEALQELGIDLREILKEEPEPGLGNGGLGRLAACFLDSLSSLNLPAMGCTIRYEYGLFRQKIVDGQQVELPDSWLDNGNAWETAQMEDTCEVHFGGHVEETMINGQQKFVTRDYYTVEAVPYDMPVVGYDAVTVNPLRMWSARSPKKLDLKDFSEGRYVQASEEIELAETISKVLYPEDRHYEGKMLRLKQHYFFTSASLQYILKEYKQTFGNDMSKLPQKVVIHINDTHPGMAIPELMRLLIDEEGLGWDEAMNITRQTIAYTNHTIMAEALEKWPVNMVQQLLPRCYQIICEMNRRLCERLWNFFPGDWDRIARMAIVSYDNVHMANMLVAMSYSVNGVSKLHGEILKEETFHDFNLVMPEKFSAITNGITHRRWLMSCNPELTDLINRSIGTDWIREPEKLSELRPFADDAAFREEFAKIKQHNKERLAKMLKDRQNVDVDPAFMFDVQAKRLHEYKRQMLNALHILVLYNRIVNDENFTMQPRVFIFGAKASPGYTRAKQIIRMICALSRLIEKHPRARKMLQVVFLENYDVSSAEVLIPAAEVSEQLSTASKEASGTGNMKFMMNGAVTIGTLDGANVEISEQVGMDNIYIFGMRSNTVRDMYRENTYNPMTIYESNHEIREAMTQMIDGTLMPENPAALQELYHSLLLGSWGSIGDSYFVLKDYGSYSMAQKRLNADYADQVKWQKMAVTNTAMSGIFSSDRTIREYNEKIWHLEPLAKPGKKK is encoded by the coding sequence ATGCCAGCTACGAAGTTTGACAAGGAATCGATTAAAAACACGATCATCGGAAAGGTGCAGCGGTACAACGGCCTGCCCATCGAGGAAGCCTCGAACGCGCAGATTTACCGCGCGCTGGCTTCCACGGTGCGCGACCAGATTATGCAGAAGGTTGTGGAATGCCGTGATATCCGCAAAAAGAGCAAGGGCAAGCGCCTTTACTACCTGAGCGTGGAATTCCTGATGGGCCGCAGCATGTACTGCAATATGCTGAACCTGCTGTCCACGAAGGAATATACCGAAGCGCTGCAGGAACTGGGGATTGACCTGCGGGAGATCCTGAAGGAAGAGCCGGAACCCGGCCTGGGCAACGGCGGACTCGGCCGCCTGGCCGCCTGCTTCCTGGACAGCCTGAGCAGCCTGAACCTGCCGGCGATGGGCTGCACCATCCGCTACGAATACGGCCTGTTCCGCCAGAAGATTGTGGACGGACAGCAGGTGGAGCTGCCGGACAGCTGGCTGGACAACGGCAACGCATGGGAAACCGCCCAGATGGAGGACACCTGCGAGGTGCACTTCGGCGGCCATGTGGAAGAAACCATGATTAATGGGCAGCAGAAGTTTGTGACCCGTGACTACTATACCGTGGAAGCGGTTCCGTACGACATGCCGGTGGTCGGCTACGATGCCGTGACCGTGAACCCGCTGCGCATGTGGTCCGCCCGGAGCCCCAAGAAGCTGGACCTGAAGGACTTCAGCGAAGGCCGGTATGTGCAGGCTTCCGAGGAGATTGAGCTGGCCGAGACGATCAGCAAGGTGCTGTATCCGGAAGACCGGCACTACGAAGGCAAGATGCTGCGGCTGAAGCAGCACTACTTCTTCACGAGCGCCTCGCTGCAGTACATCCTGAAGGAATACAAGCAGACCTTCGGCAACGACATGTCCAAGCTGCCGCAGAAGGTGGTTATCCATATCAACGACACGCATCCCGGCATGGCGATTCCGGAACTGATGCGCCTGCTGATCGATGAGGAAGGCCTGGGCTGGGACGAAGCGATGAACATCACGCGGCAGACCATTGCCTACACCAACCACACGATTATGGCGGAAGCGCTGGAAAAGTGGCCGGTGAACATGGTGCAGCAGCTGCTGCCGCGGTGCTACCAGATCATCTGCGAGATGAACCGCCGCCTGTGCGAGCGGCTGTGGAACTTCTTCCCGGGAGACTGGGACCGGATTGCCCGGATGGCCATCGTAAGCTACGACAACGTGCATATGGCCAACATGCTGGTGGCGATGAGCTACTCCGTGAACGGCGTGAGCAAGCTGCACGGCGAGATCCTGAAGGAAGAAACCTTCCATGACTTCAACCTGGTGATGCCAGAGAAGTTCAGCGCGATCACCAACGGCATTACACACCGCCGCTGGCTGATGAGCTGCAACCCCGAGCTGACCGACCTTATCAACCGGTCGATCGGTACGGACTGGATCCGCGAGCCCGAAAAGCTGAGCGAGCTGCGTCCCTTTGCGGATGACGCCGCGTTCCGCGAGGAGTTCGCGAAGATCAAGCAGCACAACAAGGAACGCCTGGCGAAGATGCTGAAGGACCGCCAGAACGTGGACGTGGATCCCGCGTTCATGTTTGACGTCCAGGCCAAGCGCCTGCACGAGTACAAGCGGCAGATGCTGAACGCGCTGCACATCCTGGTGCTGTATAACCGGATTGTGAACGACGAGAACTTTACCATGCAGCCGCGCGTGTTCATCTTCGGCGCGAAAGCCAGCCCCGGATATACCCGCGCGAAGCAGATCATCCGCATGATCTGCGCACTGAGCCGGCTGATTGAAAAGCATCCGCGGGCCCGGAAGATGCTGCAGGTGGTGTTCCTGGAGAACTACGACGTGAGCAGCGCGGAAGTGTTGATTCCCGCGGCGGAAGTTTCCGAGCAGCTGAGCACGGCCAGCAAGGAAGCCAGCGGCACCGGCAACATGAAGTTCATGATGAATGGCGCGGTGACCATCGGCACGCTGGACGGCGCGAACGTGGAAATCAGCGAGCAGGTGGGGATGGACAACATCTACATCTTCGGCATGCGGAGCAATACGGTGCGCGATATGTACCGCGAGAACACCTATAATCCCATGACGATCTACGAATCGAACCATGAGATCCGCGAAGCGATGACCCAGATGATCGACGGCACGCTGATGCCCGAGAATCCCGCCGCCCTGCAGGAACTGTACCACAGCCTGCTGCTGGGCAGCTGGGGAAGCATCGGCGACAGCTACTTCGTACTGAAGGATTACGGAAGCTACTCCATGGCGCAGAAGCGGCTGAACGCCGACTATGCCGACCAGGTGAAGTGGCAGAAGATGGCAGTGACCAACACGGCCATGTCCGGTATCTTCTCCTCTGACCGCACGATCCGCGAGTACAACGAGAAGATCTGGCACCTGGAACCGCTGGCAAAGCCCGGAAAAAAGAAATAA
- a CDS encoding YlxR family protein — MKPKKIPMRMCVGCREMKEKKTLIRVVRNPEGEVSIDPTGKKSGRGAYVCRNPECLKRAIKQKQLERQLEAVLGPETAEALQAELAAALAGEAHE; from the coding sequence ATGAAGCCGAAGAAGATCCCCATGCGGATGTGCGTCGGATGCCGGGAAATGAAGGAAAAGAAGACGCTGATCCGGGTGGTGCGGAATCCCGAGGGAGAGGTTTCCATCGATCCCACGGGGAAGAAGAGCGGCCGGGGCGCCTATGTATGCCGGAATCCGGAATGCCTGAAGCGCGCGATTAAGCAGAAGCAGCTGGAACGCCAGCTGGAAGCGGTGCTGGGACCGGAAACGGCCGAGGCGCTGCAGGCGGAGCTGGCGGCGGCGCTCGCGGGAGAAGCCCATGAATGA
- a CDS encoding helix-turn-helix transcriptional regulator, which yields MATKKVGALIKEARTAAKLTQEKLAKAAGVTANDIGKCERGEIDLSAAQLKKIAVACGVTQTSLVNAPKNLSAAAAKKAAAAAKTAAAKTTAAKKTTTAKTTTAKTAAAKKTTAAKTTAAKTTAAKKTTTAAKKTTTTAKKPAAAKTTTAKKTEAKTTAKKPAVPANANTSMKVTAAEQKLVEAYRAATSDNKKISLKVLKGEYGETALNLLNMVGGAGSAGSNAADNIGDKIGTLLGNLIGGGK from the coding sequence ATGGCAACAAAGAAGGTTGGAGCGCTGATTAAGGAAGCGCGCACGGCCGCAAAACTGACCCAGGAAAAGCTGGCCAAGGCGGCCGGAGTGACGGCCAATGATATCGGGAAGTGCGAACGGGGAGAGATCGACCTGAGCGCTGCCCAGCTGAAGAAGATTGCGGTAGCCTGCGGCGTGACGCAGACATCCCTGGTAAACGCGCCGAAGAATCTCTCTGCCGCGGCCGCGAAGAAGGCGGCTGCCGCTGCCAAGACCGCTGCCGCCAAGACGACCGCAGCGAAGAAGACGACCACAGCCAAGACCACCACCGCGAAGACCGCCGCAGCGAAGAAGACGACGGCTGCCAAGACAACCGCCGCCAAGACTACGGCAGCCAAGAAGACGACCACCGCCGCCAAGAAGACCACGACAACGGCCAAGAAGCCTGCGGCAGCGAAGACCACCACAGCCAAGAAGACTGAAGCCAAGACCACCGCGAAGAAGCCTGCTGTGCCGGCAAACGCAAACACCTCCATGAAGGTGACGGCGGCCGAGCAGAAGCTGGTGGAAGCCTACCGGGCAGCCACTTCCGACAATAAGAAGATCTCCCTGAAGGTGCTGAAAGGGGAGTACGGCGAGACTGCGCTGAACCTGCTGAACATGGTGGGCGGCGCCGGAAGCGCCGGTTCCAACGCAGCCGACAACATCGGCGACAAGATCGGAACCCTGCTGGGCAACCTGATCGGCGGCGGGAAATAA
- a CDS encoding bifunctional oligoribonuclease/PAP phosphatase NrnA: MKRNPEAVAEAIREARKIAIVSHVNPDGDTIGCAAAMRLGLLSLGKEVEMYCEDPVPEYLAFLPGVYMFRTPGENDGPFDLLLSVDVSDIKRMGKCEALRKVSRKTAQIDHHGTNPEFMEINSVDGDVPAACVLVREQLKVLGVELTEDIAKCLYTGISTDTGNFAFSTTSAECFEVMSELMQAGLPLAELNRMLFRVKSRPHIKLLGRALESLTFRGYGQIAVMKLTQKDFEDSNATGEHADTIVNYGLDTIGTTMALLARETAGGMIKMSLRAKEPARVDDVAQIFNGGGHEQAAGITMPGTLDEATERVLAEMERKIKAE, from the coding sequence ATGAAACGGAATCCTGAAGCGGTTGCTGAAGCGATACGGGAAGCCCGGAAAATCGCGATTGTGAGCCATGTGAACCCGGACGGGGACACAATCGGCTGCGCGGCCGCGATGCGCCTCGGACTGCTTTCCCTGGGGAAAGAAGTCGAAATGTATTGCGAGGATCCGGTGCCGGAGTACCTGGCGTTCCTGCCGGGCGTGTACATGTTCCGTACCCCCGGGGAGAACGACGGGCCGTTTGACCTGCTGCTTTCGGTGGACGTAAGCGACATCAAGCGGATGGGCAAATGCGAAGCGCTGCGGAAGGTGAGCCGGAAAACCGCGCAGATTGACCATCACGGGACCAACCCGGAATTTATGGAGATCAACAGCGTGGACGGGGACGTACCGGCCGCATGCGTGCTGGTGCGCGAACAGCTGAAGGTGCTGGGCGTGGAGCTGACCGAGGATATTGCGAAATGCCTTTACACGGGCATCAGCACGGATACCGGGAACTTCGCCTTCTCCACCACAAGCGCGGAATGCTTTGAAGTGATGAGCGAGCTGATGCAGGCCGGGCTGCCGCTGGCTGAGCTGAACCGGATGCTGTTCCGCGTGAAAAGCCGGCCGCACATCAAGCTGCTGGGCCGGGCGCTGGAAAGCCTGACGTTCCGCGGCTACGGCCAGATCGCCGTGATGAAGCTGACACAGAAGGATTTTGAGGACAGCAATGCAACCGGAGAGCACGCGGATACCATCGTCAACTACGGGCTGGATACCATAGGGACGACGATGGCGCTGCTGGCCCGGGAAACCGCAGGCGGAATGATCAAGATGAGCCTGCGCGCCAAAGAACCGGCCCGGGTGGATGACGTTGCCCAGATCTTTAACGGCGGCGGTCATGAACAGGCGGCCGGAATCACGATGCCGGGCACGCTGGATGAAGCAACCGAGCGTGTGCTGGCAGAAATGGAGCGGAAGATTAAAGCGGAATGA
- a CDS encoding SH3 domain-containing protein, which translates to MKKRVVALVLVLLMLVPAIASAVTYYRVNTSSLVVRMLPEDDATKLASYSLDTALKYSKKIDSKWSYVEFIGGKEGYVQTKYISKIKSYSAWVTNDDTPIREGVAYNSTEVGRLARGAKVTVLTHGKKYDYVKSSIGYGYVMNGWLSKKKVKASGNASVPAFKPNANYTAYVTNGSRVVNLRAEPSTKSAIIMYYPTGTQVNVISHGADWDYIQVGSNTGYMMTKFLTTAKPAPTDVPATPTPKPGAYTAYVTSDNGKSVNIRKGPGTGYTVLFKAPYGSEIKVLEHNDKWDKIEQNGKTGYMQNKFITLSLPSGYATPAPGVDTSPKPTATPFQPYTATVTCPEGEKVNVRSKPYKSSAVMRLDPGTTVQVVGTYPKDKAWVKVKIDGKEYYMKKEFLK; encoded by the coding sequence ATGAAAAAACGTGTTGTGGCCCTGGTTCTTGTCCTGCTGATGCTGGTGCCGGCGATTGCTTCCGCAGTCACCTACTACCGTGTCAACACCTCTTCCCTGGTCGTGCGTATGCTGCCCGAGGATGACGCCACCAAGCTGGCCAGCTACTCCCTCGACACCGCGCTGAAGTATTCCAAGAAGATCGACAGCAAGTGGTCTTATGTCGAATTCATCGGCGGTAAGGAAGGCTACGTCCAGACCAAGTACATTTCCAAAATCAAGAGCTACTCTGCCTGGGTCACGAATGACGATACTCCCATCCGGGAGGGCGTTGCGTACAATTCCACCGAAGTGGGCCGTCTTGCCCGCGGTGCGAAGGTCACCGTGCTCACCCACGGCAAAAAGTATGACTACGTCAAGAGCTCCATCGGCTATGGATATGTCATGAACGGCTGGCTGAGCAAGAAGAAGGTCAAGGCTTCCGGCAACGCGTCCGTCCCCGCCTTCAAGCCCAATGCCAACTACACGGCCTATGTCACCAACGGCAGCCGCGTCGTCAACCTGCGTGCGGAACCGAGCACCAAGTCTGCGATCATCATGTACTATCCCACCGGAACGCAAGTCAACGTCATTTCCCATGGGGCTGACTGGGATTACATCCAGGTCGGCAGCAACACGGGCTATATGATGACCAAATTCCTCACCACGGCCAAGCCCGCCCCGACGGATGTGCCTGCCACTCCTACCCCCAAGCCCGGCGCCTACACGGCCTACGTCACCAGTGACAACGGCAAGTCTGTCAACATCCGCAAGGGCCCCGGCACCGGCTACACCGTCCTCTTCAAGGCTCCCTACGGCTCTGAGATCAAGGTCCTCGAGCATAACGACAAGTGGGACAAGATCGAGCAGAACGGCAAAACCGGCTATATGCAGAACAAGTTCATCACCCTGTCCCTGCCGAGCGGTTATGCCACTCCCGCCCCGGGCGTGGATACCTCTCCCAAGCCCACGGCGACTCCTTTCCAGCCCTACACGGCCACCGTTACCTGCCCTGAAGGCGAAAAGGTGAACGTCCGCTCCAAGCCCTACAAGTCCTCTGCGGTCATGCGCCTCGATCCCGGCACCACCGTGCAGGTTGTGGGCACCTATCCCAAGGACAAGGCCTGGGTCAAGGTCAAGATCGACGGTAAGGAATACTACATGAAGAAGGAGTTCCTGAAGTAA
- the infB gene encoding translation initiation factor IF-2: MAKVNLKDATKGLVDEASEILEKAVGMRREADSLMDALRRMDAEMNRQKEEEEFRRKQQEQLKAQSAHTKAFTMLDEDEKQMMEAAMQEEQVAAAEAPAEEKKPEPKQEAEEPVKAEAKAEPKAEEKPEAPAAEEEKKEPAPEPAKPARPAEPKKPAIGQIVSRPGDAPQRPAQGTARPAGQPGQYGRPAGQPGQPGQYGRPAGQQGPYGRPAGQPGQPGQYGRPAGQGPYGRPAGQPGQPGQYGRPAGQGPYGRPAGQPGQPGQYGRPAGQQGQFGRPAGGPQGGARPQQGGGFGQNRGGGAGRARTPELTVPMEKERVSNYDPNKKNYIRQHDPEHVSRNRKQASKNTFNGYDDEVIRGGKRARAKKPSAQQMMAPIKIETAYMAGDTITVRDLTEKIGKPAGEIIKKLFMLGNMATINSEIDFDTAQLVCSDFEITLERKQEQTAEAALVAEDFDDTEENLVTRPPVVTIMGHVDHGKTSLLDYIRKSRVTAGEAGGITQHIGAYTVDVDGRQITFLDTPGHEAFTAMRARGTQATDIAVLVVAADDSVMPQTVESINHAKAAEVPIIVAINKMDKPAANPEKVKQDLTQYGLVCEDWGGETICVPVSAHTGEGVDELLEMILLQADVLQLTANPNRMGRGVIIEAKLDKARGPLATVLLQNGTLHVGDSIIAGMASGRVRALINDKGERVESAGPSMPVEIMGFDDVPSAGDEMIAVSDDHLSRQVADERREKLKASREATMAKMSMENLFSTIEAGKVTTLNLIIKADVQGSVEAVKQAMEKLSSDEVKIRVLHSAAGAITKDDVNLASAFNAIIIGFNIRPDASAREAAEKAKVDVRLYTVIYKAIEDMELAMKGMLEPEYREVLLGHAEVRNVFKITGSGIIAGCYVQDGKVQRNAGVRLLRDNVVVFEGKLSSLRHLKDDVKEMAAGYECGMSLEGHNDIKEGDIVECYIMEEIPR, from the coding sequence ATGGCGAAGGTAAACTTGAAAGATGCCACCAAGGGACTTGTGGACGAGGCTTCCGAAATTCTGGAAAAGGCCGTAGGAATGCGCCGTGAGGCGGATTCCCTGATGGACGCGCTCCGCAGGATGGACGCGGAGATGAACCGCCAGAAGGAAGAGGAGGAATTCCGCCGGAAGCAGCAGGAGCAGCTGAAGGCCCAGTCCGCCCACACGAAGGCGTTCACCATGCTGGACGAAGACGAAAAGCAGATGATGGAAGCTGCCATGCAGGAAGAGCAGGTAGCCGCCGCCGAGGCGCCCGCGGAGGAGAAGAAACCCGAACCGAAGCAGGAAGCGGAAGAACCGGTGAAAGCCGAAGCCAAGGCAGAGCCCAAGGCTGAAGAAAAGCCGGAAGCCCCTGCGGCGGAAGAAGAAAAGAAAGAACCCGCGCCGGAACCCGCGAAGCCTGCCCGCCCGGCAGAGCCGAAGAAACCGGCGATCGGCCAGATTGTGAGCCGGCCCGGAGATGCCCCGCAGCGTCCGGCCCAGGGCACAGCACGCCCGGCAGGACAGCCTGGCCAGTATGGCCGTCCGGCAGGACAGCCCGGCCAGCCCGGTCAATACGGCCGTCCGGCGGGACAGCAGGGCCCCTATGGCCGTCCGGCAGGACAGCCCGGCCAGCCCGGTCAGTACGGTCGTCCGGCGGGACAGGGCCCCTATGGCCGTCCGGCAGGACAGCCCGGCCAGCCCGGTCAGTATGGCCGTCCGGCAGGACAGGGTCCCTACGGCCGTCCGGCAGGACAGCCCGGCCAGCCCGGTCAGTATGGACGCCCGGCAGGCCAGCAGGGACAGTTTGGCCGTCCGGCAGGCGGCCCCCAGGGCGGAGCACGCCCGCAGCAGGGCGGCGGATTCGGCCAGAACCGCGGCGGCGGTGCGGGCCGTGCCCGGACCCCCGAGCTGACGGTTCCGATGGAAAAGGAACGGGTATCCAACTATGACCCGAACAAGAAGAACTATATCCGCCAGCACGATCCGGAGCATGTGAGCCGGAACCGGAAGCAGGCGAGCAAGAACACCTTCAACGGCTATGACGATGAGGTGATCCGCGGCGGCAAGCGCGCCCGGGCCAAGAAGCCCAGCGCCCAGCAGATGATGGCGCCCATCAAGATTGAGACGGCGTACATGGCCGGCGACACCATCACCGTGCGCGACCTGACCGAAAAGATCGGCAAGCCCGCCGGCGAAATCATCAAGAAGCTGTTTATGCTGGGCAATATGGCCACCATCAACAGCGAAATCGACTTTGATACCGCCCAGCTGGTATGCTCCGACTTTGAGATTACCCTCGAGCGGAAGCAGGAACAGACGGCCGAAGCCGCGCTGGTTGCCGAAGACTTTGACGATACCGAGGAGAATCTCGTGACCCGTCCGCCGGTTGTGACCATCATGGGCCACGTTGACCACGGCAAGACGAGCCTGCTGGACTACATCCGCAAGAGCCGGGTGACGGCCGGGGAAGCCGGCGGCATTACCCAGCACATCGGTGCGTACACCGTGGACGTGGACGGACGGCAGATCACCTTCCTCGACACCCCCGGCCACGAAGCGTTTACCGCCATGCGTGCCCGCGGAACCCAGGCGACGGATATCGCCGTACTGGTTGTCGCGGCGGATGACTCCGTAATGCCGCAGACCGTTGAATCCATCAACCACGCCAAGGCGGCCGAAGTGCCGATCATCGTGGCGATCAACAAGATGGACAAGCCGGCCGCGAACCCCGAGAAGGTAAAGCAGGACCTGACCCAGTACGGCCTGGTGTGCGAAGACTGGGGCGGCGAGACGATCTGCGTGCCGGTATCCGCGCATACCGGCGAAGGCGTGGACGAACTGCTGGAGATGATCCTGCTGCAGGCGGACGTGCTGCAGCTGACGGCCAACCCGAACCGGATGGGCCGCGGCGTTATCATCGAAGCGAAGCTGGACAAGGCCCGCGGACCCCTGGCGACCGTGCTGCTGCAGAACGGTACGCTGCACGTGGGCGACAGCATTATCGCGGGTATGGCTTCCGGCCGTGTCCGCGCGCTGATCAACGACAAGGGCGAGCGGGTGGAATCCGCCGGTCCGTCCATGCCGGTTGAGATCATGGGCTTTGACGACGTGCCGAGCGCCGGTGACGAGATGATCGCCGTGAGCGACGACCACCTGAGCCGCCAGGTTGCGGACGAGCGCCGCGAGAAGCTGAAGGCCAGCCGCGAGGCCACCATGGCCAAGATGAGCATGGAGAACCTGTTCTCCACCATCGAGGCGGGCAAGGTGACCACGCTGAACCTGATTATCAAGGCAGACGTGCAGGGCTCCGTGGAAGCGGTGAAGCAGGCCATGGAGAAGCTGAGCAGCGACGAGGTGAAGATCCGCGTGCTGCACAGCGCTGCCGGCGCCATCACCAAGGACGATGTGAACCTGGCTTCCGCGTTCAACGCCATCATCATCGGCTTCAACATCCGGCCGGATGCTTCCGCCCGGGAAGCCGCCGAAAAGGCGAAGGTGGACGTGCGGCTGTACACCGTGATTTACAAGGCCATCGAGGATATGGAACTGGCCATGAAGGGCATGCTGGAGCCGGAGTACCGCGAGGTGCTGCTGGGCCATGCCGAGGTGCGGAACGTATTCAAGATCACCGGTTCCGGCATCATCGCCGGCTGCTATGTGCAGGACGGCAAGGTGCAGCGGAACGCGGGTGTCCGCCTGCTGCGTGACAACGTGGTTGTATTCGAAGGCAAGCTGAGCAGCCTGCGCCACCTGAAGGATGACGTGAAGGAAATGGCAGCCGGCTATGAATGCGGTATGAGCCTGGAAGGCCACAACGATATCAAGGAAGGCGATATCGTCGAGTGCTACATCATGGAGGAAATTCCGCGCTGA
- the truB gene encoding tRNA pseudouridine(55) synthase TruB, whose protein sequence is MNGFFNIMKPSGMSSAAVVAVMRRLTGEKHVGHAGTLDPEAAGVLPVMTGKAARLFDYLVDKEKEYEAVCAFGSRTDTQDATGTVLETGENYPDLDTVREKAAELTGDIIQKPSMYSAIKVGGKPLYARARKGETAEVPERTVHIYAIEVAGEEPDHGVRIRVKCGKGTYIRTLCEDLGKKCGCPAHMRSLVRIRSGVFTLDTAIPLDEARQLAERGELLRRMMAPDAPIGHIPRIDIRPRYGKAVAAGAKLPAEAVMNELPSDGTIVRVYLENQFWGMAERQGDLIVWRAVIAPEN, encoded by the coding sequence ATGAATGGCTTTTTCAATATCATGAAGCCCTCCGGGATGAGCAGCGCCGCCGTGGTGGCGGTGATGCGGCGCCTGACGGGTGAAAAACATGTGGGCCATGCCGGGACGCTGGATCCGGAAGCCGCGGGTGTTCTGCCTGTGATGACAGGGAAGGCCGCGCGGCTTTTTGACTATTTGGTGGACAAGGAAAAGGAATACGAGGCGGTATGCGCCTTCGGCAGCCGGACGGACACACAGGATGCGACCGGTACAGTGCTGGAGACGGGCGAAAATTACCCGGACCTGGACACCGTGCGGGAAAAGGCCGCGGAACTGACCGGCGACATCATCCAGAAGCCGAGCATGTACAGCGCGATCAAGGTGGGCGGGAAACCGCTCTATGCGCGGGCCCGGAAGGGCGAAACCGCCGAAGTGCCGGAGCGCACGGTGCATATCTATGCCATTGAGGTGGCAGGCGAGGAGCCGGACCACGGCGTACGCATCCGGGTGAAGTGCGGCAAGGGCACCTATATCCGGACACTGTGCGAGGACCTGGGAAAGAAATGCGGCTGCCCCGCGCATATGCGGAGCCTGGTGCGCATCCGGAGCGGCGTGTTTACCCTGGATACTGCCATCCCGCTGGACGAAGCGCGGCAACTGGCGGAGCGGGGTGAACTGCTGCGCCGGATGATGGCGCCGGACGCGCCGATCGGGCATATTCCCCGGATTGACATCCGGCCGCGGTACGGCAAGGCGGTGGCTGCCGGGGCGAAGCTTCCGGCGGAAGCCGTGATGAATGAGCTGCCGTCGGACGGGACAATCGTCCGGGTTTACCTGGAAAACCAATTCTGGGGCATGGCGGAGCGGCAGGGAGACCTGATCGTATGGCGGGCTGTGATTGCGCCGGAAAACTGA
- the rbfA gene encoding 30S ribosome-binding factor RbfA: MSSYQRIDRISEEVRRELDAIIREELNDPRVDGTFSITRAEVTGDLRFAKVYVSVLEDDKRDGLMEALKNAKGFIRRSLGKRMIIRYAPELIFVSDKNIEYGVHIAKVLSETIKTNDDGGEPDETES; the protein is encoded by the coding sequence ATGAGCAGTTATCAGAGAATTGACCGGATATCGGAAGAAGTCCGCCGTGAGCTGGACGCGATTATCCGGGAAGAGCTGAACGACCCCCGGGTGGACGGAACCTTTTCCATCACCCGGGCGGAAGTGACCGGCGACCTGCGCTTTGCGAAGGTCTATGTGAGCGTGCTGGAGGATGACAAGCGGGACGGGCTGATGGAAGCCCTGAAGAACGCCAAGGGATTCATCCGCCGCTCCCTCGGAAAGCGGATGATTATCCGCTACGCGCCGGAGCTGATTTTCGTCAGCGACAAGAACATTGAGTATGGCGTGCATATCGCCAAGGTGCTCTCGGAAACCATCAAGACAAATGATGACGGGGGAGAACCGGATGAAACGGAATCCTGA